Genomic DNA from Oryza sativa Japonica Group chromosome 5, ASM3414082v1:
aaaaaaaactagttaatacttaattaatcatacaataAAACAAACTTCGATTTGCATGGAGGGGAGGTGGGGTTCCCAACCACCTCCTCCGATGATCTCATATGTGAAACCTCGAGATACACAATGGATTTTCTATTATCTTTTTACATCCTACTACAAGGAGAGCCTATACAGGATTGAAACCACAGTTTGCACGATGTATTTGAACAGGAGTGTTTGATCGATATGAGACGAGAAAATCCAATCGCTAGCTACGTACACGTCCGAATTAATTACCAGCGGCCATCATGGCCTTGAATTCCTCGTAGTCGACACGGCCGTCGCTGtcccggtcggcggcggcgatcatGTCGCGCACCCGCGCCATGCACGCGGCCTCCGGGAGCCCCATCCGCGACAGCACGGCCTGCAGCTCCGCCGCGGAGATGTacccgtcgccgtcctcgtcgaacACCCCGAACGCCTCCCTCATgtccgcctccttctcctcctccgcctccgccgccgccaccgcctgacGACCACCCAGGCCGGCAAGCTCGGCGTGGAGCGCCTCGAATTCGGCGAAGCGGAGCCCCGCCATCCCCGGGGCAATGTACGCCGCGACGACCGCGtcgagcgcggcggccgcgggcggcgcctccccgcgcgcgccgaGCCGGCACAGCGCGCCCGACAGCTCGGCCGGCGTGatcacgccgtcgccgtcgcggtcgAACATCTCGAACacgcgccgcagccgcagcgtcTCCGCCCTCCGCCGGTGGGCCGCCTGCCGCTGTGGCTGCACtaccgacgccggcggccgagCTGCTGCGGCGCTGGCCGTGAGAAcggacgagggcggcggaggacgcAGCATGTTAATGGAGCGCTACTTTGGTTTTCACCAatgtgtgcacgtgtgtacggAAGCCTAGTTTGCTTGCCTTGTTGGGTCATCTAATGGAAGAGCATCATGTGCGTTCTCGCGTGGTTTATTTTATAGAGCAAGTAAAAATGTAAAATGGAACagggcaacgacgacgacacgTCGAGGGTACTACTGGAGTAGCACgttgttaacttttttttataaatatttgaccatttattttattaaaaacttttgtacaaaatataaaataaattaagtcatatctaacatttaaaaataaatcaagtcacaataaaataaataataattatataatttttttaaataattaaatgTATCTTAAAaacgttatatattaaaaaaatgaagggagtagtttGTTTGTTCggatatatatatgtgccaAAGAGTGGTACGCCAGGTACGCATGCGCTTGAAAaattcttttttgttttgggttatgttttttatatttatcgTCTTAATTTTTAACAGTTAGTGGAGACAGGCCGCGGTCAGTggctaaaatattttatattcctTCTAATTCATATTATTAATCGTTTTGATATTTTTCATAGTGAAATCTTAGTAAGTttgacaaatttattttttttattaaaaaatttagcaacatataaaatatttatatccatTAGTTTTATTagatttaatattaaatatattttgataatatatttgtcttatgTTGAAAATACCACTGTAttgtttttataaatttgatcaaacacaaaaaaaaataactaagaaataaaattaaaatgactAATAATATAAAACTGAAGGACAACTTGACACGTACAACTAGCTAGAGTACGTAGTACGGTATGGAAAAACAGCGGCTGTATCTATCCAAAATATTCAGCTGCTGCTTCTGTACGATTTTTACTACTTCTGGAGGAACActgtttaata
This window encodes:
- the LOC4338382 gene encoding probable calcium-binding protein CML21, with amino-acid sequence MLRPPPPSSVLTASAAAARPPASVVQPQRQAAHRRRAETLRLRRVFEMFDRDGDGVITPAELSGALCRLGARGEAPPAAAALDAVVAAYIAPGMAGLRFAEFEALHAELAGLGGRQAVAAAEAEEEKEADMREAFGVFDEDGDGYISAAELQAVLSRMGLPEAACMARVRDMIAAADRDSDGRVDYEEFKAMMAAGN